In a genomic window of Pontibacter liquoris:
- a CDS encoding T9SS type A sorting domain-containing protein — protein MSASCAACLVGYAFSNKFQVYLTAVRDSIVICSEARIGMIKIYNRVGKLVVQQHMNGKTVVLSLADLAPGVYFVRADRHRAAVKVVKE, from the coding sequence ATGAGCGCCTCTTGTGCTGCCTGCTTAGTAGGCTACGCTTTCAGTAATAAGTTTCAGGTATACCTCACCGCGGTGCGCGATAGTATCGTTATCTGCAGTGAAGCCCGGATCGGAATGATCAAAATATACAACAGGGTGGGTAAACTGGTAGTCCAACAGCATATGAATGGAAAGACCGTCGTGCTCTCGCTGGCCGATCTGGCGCCCGGGGTATACTTTGTGCGGGCTGACCGGCACCGGGCTGCCGTGAAAGTTGTGAAAGAGTAA
- a CDS encoding outer membrane protein assembly factor BamB family protein, whose amino-acid sequence MKRPLLIIGFLLLVGALLWAILPGKKPAAAGQDWREYLGGPGRDHYSSLQQITPENVAQLEVAWEYHTRDSGQIQCNPIILDGVLYGMTATTQPFALEAATGKELWRKKTEGADVFSTSRGLVYWESGNDKRILYTNGPWLYAVDARTGKPVTGFGENGRTSLKAGLGPTAKDKMVISNTPGTVYEDLIIMPLRVSEGNDAALGYIQAFNIRTGKLAWVFHTIPQPGEYGYDTWPKEAYTNTEVGAANNWAGMAIDRERAIVFVPTGSPAFDFYGGNRLGSNLFANCLLALDARTGKRLWHFQFVHHDILDRDPPAPPVLMTVTHEGKKKDVVVQVTKQGLTFVFDRESGEPVFPVKESPVPASDVPGEQAWPTQPFPTKPAPFARQTFREEDISPLAENRQELLATFRKSSSEGAFTPLSSTGTIIFPGLDGGAEWGGAAADPEGILYVNSTEMPWHISLNTAVPEDALTGLPPGQRLYALNCTQCHGAERKGNPASGYPSLVSLKSSLKREHVASIISNGKGMMPAFSKLSGDEKKALVAFLFGEEKGQSDAPKEPGQGKAAGKKDKGPYQISGYTKFLDAKGYPAVSPPWGTLNAINLNTGEYVWKIPYGEYPELTAKGIPQTGAESYGGPVVTASGLLFIAGTKDGKLRAYDKKNGKLLWETILPAAAFATPSTYEVNGKQYLVIACGGTKLGAKGGDSYVAFALPEQEAK is encoded by the coding sequence ATGAAAAGACCTTTACTGATAATCGGATTCCTGCTCCTGGTGGGAGCGCTCCTGTGGGCGATCCTACCCGGGAAAAAGCCTGCTGCAGCGGGCCAGGACTGGCGCGAATATCTAGGTGGTCCCGGCCGAGACCATTATTCCTCCCTGCAGCAGATCACGCCGGAAAACGTGGCGCAGCTGGAAGTAGCCTGGGAGTACCATACCCGCGATTCGGGCCAGATCCAGTGCAACCCGATTATACTTGATGGCGTGCTCTACGGCATGACAGCCACCACGCAGCCTTTCGCGCTGGAGGCCGCCACCGGCAAAGAGCTCTGGCGAAAAAAGACGGAAGGCGCCGATGTGTTCAGTACCAGCCGTGGCCTGGTGTACTGGGAAAGTGGCAATGACAAACGCATTTTATATACTAACGGTCCCTGGCTTTATGCAGTGGATGCCCGCACGGGCAAGCCGGTAACTGGGTTTGGCGAAAACGGGCGCACCAGCCTGAAAGCCGGACTAGGCCCGACGGCAAAAGATAAAATGGTGATCTCCAACACGCCCGGCACGGTTTACGAAGACCTGATCATCATGCCGCTGCGGGTGTCGGAGGGCAACGATGCGGCCTTGGGGTACATCCAGGCGTTCAACATCCGGACAGGCAAGCTGGCCTGGGTATTTCATACGATTCCGCAACCCGGCGAGTATGGCTACGACACCTGGCCTAAAGAAGCTTACACCAATACCGAAGTGGGGGCTGCAAACAACTGGGCCGGCATGGCCATAGACCGGGAGCGCGCCATTGTTTTTGTGCCCACAGGCTCTCCTGCCTTCGACTTTTACGGCGGGAACCGGCTGGGGAGCAACCTGTTTGCCAATTGCCTACTGGCGCTCGATGCCCGCACGGGTAAGCGGCTGTGGCATTTCCAGTTCGTGCACCACGATATCCTGGACCGTGACCCGCCGGCTCCCCCAGTGCTGATGACGGTAACGCACGAAGGGAAGAAAAAGGACGTTGTGGTGCAGGTAACCAAGCAGGGCCTCACGTTCGTGTTTGACCGGGAATCCGGAGAGCCTGTTTTCCCGGTTAAAGAAAGTCCGGTGCCGGCCTCCGACGTGCCGGGAGAGCAAGCCTGGCCCACGCAGCCTTTCCCGACCAAACCGGCGCCGTTTGCCCGGCAGACTTTCCGGGAAGAAGATATCAGTCCGTTGGCAGAGAACCGGCAGGAACTGCTGGCCACTTTCCGTAAAAGCAGCTCCGAAGGAGCCTTTACGCCGCTCAGTTCTACAGGGACCATCATCTTTCCGGGGCTGGACGGCGGCGCAGAATGGGGCGGCGCTGCTGCCGATCCGGAAGGTATTCTGTATGTGAATAGCACCGAAATGCCGTGGCATATCAGCTTAAATACTGCTGTTCCAGAAGATGCCTTGACAGGTCTGCCTCCTGGCCAGCGTTTGTATGCTCTGAACTGCACCCAATGCCATGGGGCAGAGCGGAAAGGGAACCCGGCCAGTGGGTACCCGTCGCTGGTAAGTCTTAAAAGCAGCCTGAAACGGGAGCATGTGGCAAGCATCATTAGCAATGGCAAAGGCATGATGCCGGCCTTCAGCAAGTTGTCAGGAGATGAGAAAAAAGCGCTCGTGGCCTTTTTGTTCGGCGAAGAGAAAGGGCAGTCTGATGCACCCAAGGAGCCGGGGCAGGGAAAAGCAGCCGGCAAAAAGGACAAAGGCCCTTATCAGATCTCGGGCTATACGAAGTTCCTGGATGCAAAGGGCTACCCTGCGGTCAGTCCGCCCTGGGGCACGCTCAATGCCATTAACCTGAACACTGGCGAATATGTCTGGAAGATACCTTATGGCGAATACCCCGAACTGACTGCAAAAGGCATTCCGCAGACAGGCGCGGAAAGTTACGGCGGACCGGTCGTTACCGCTAGCGGGCTGCTGTTTATTGCCGGCACCAAAGATGGCAAACTCCGTGCGTACGATAAAAAGAACGGGAAGCTGCTCTGGGAAACCATACTTCCGGCAGCCGCCTTTGCCACGCCCAGCACCTATGAGGTAAACGGAAAGCAGTACCTCGTGATTGCCTGTGGCGGCACCAAGCTGGGCGCAAAAGGAGGCGATAGCTATGTGGCCTTCGCGCTGCCAGAGCAGGAAGCAAAGTAA